AAAAACAGTAAGAGGATCAATTGACCCCAAAAGCTATGTCATCACCCGAACATCTTTAATCTTCCATTCACTTAACTTTTAAAGATCAGTAGGAGAGGGGTCGCTTCATCTATATGTCCCCATAGTTCTTTTTCgatgaaaaataattgaaactaaAGTTCCTCGGAAGAGTGATTTTTTCCAGTGAAGCGAACATTAAAGGACTCAAATTGATGTGAAGCCATGTTCTTGAATAGCTTTGAAAACTAGAAACACTATGACTCCAAAAATAATCAGAATGACCAAGATCAAAAGTCCAAGATGTACCAAGAgaaggctctaataccatgtcaAATTTGTGTTGAATGTCTCTCCATGTTGAGAGTCTTTCCATTAAATAGAAAGTATTCAAAGATTACATCCCTAAATATCCGCCTTTCCTATTCCTAAAGATCAGCTATTCTATTTGCTATCCACCTCTTTGATTACTACATCATATATCtataattacatatatacaacaatatataactacattaatatatacaatattcactattaattcatgatctttGAACTGTCTATCATGCTACCAGTAAGAAATGGACGCAATGCTGATGCATAGTTGACTTGTTTTGTCAGGTGTAGTAAGTTACCTTTTACAGAAGTCTCTACTAGAGAGATTACAGGGATTAATCCATCAATCGACGTCCACAAAGAAGAAAACCTGGATGGAACTGGCGCAAAATATTCTATTTTGGAGTTAACAGAATCACCAAATTCTGGTGGCTCAAATATCAATACAttgaatgatgattttgagtaGCAATTAACAGCTGGGAAACAGAGATGAAATTGTAGTTGCAGAGCATGATAGTCTTCATGTTATTATTGTATAATACAAGCTCTAGTTGAGGCGCTGACGCATGAAAATTTGGGCACTTTTCAGCTGCTAAGGTGCAAGCTACAGCTTCAAAATATGTTGGTCAAGATATGGAAATTATTTCTACTACTAGTGTATTGGTTCATCAGCAACAAGCTGATCCCTGTCAAAATTCTAATGTAATTTCTAACACTAATGGGACTATTTCTTTTAGACAATAATGTTGAGCAACAAACTAGACAATAACTTGTGACGAACGAGGTAAAAAATAATGCATCTAACGAGATTCTTGAAAGGATACTTGAGTAGATTGTcattttcaactcatttttgGCTTTCATATATCATCAAATCTACATATATCAAGAAACAACTTTCTTCCTACAACTGTGATGGAACACTCTTTAAGTAACTTCTGCAGAATTGAAATCTTAACCTAATTGGCATAGGTAATTAAAGAATGTACAAGAGTAGACTGCCTGATTCTACTTAGTTCTGAATACTAACAAGCTGGACCCTAATCTTTTCCAGTGTTGAAAGAGTATCTCCCATGCTAATTGCACCGAGTGCCACTAAAGTGCATCTCAAAGCTAATTTCATGATGGATGACAAACATTGCATCTTTGCGTCAACATGTTCATCCCTTAGATTTACCAAATTAGAATCCACCGCCTTATGAATTCCACATGAGAAAACATTACGAACTTCTAATATACTTGGAGAAATATATACAATGGTTGCAATTGTCCTTGTCTGAACAATAGCCTCCCCGGCACCTAACATTTTTGCAATGCCAAAATCGCTAACATGACCAACAATTTCGTAATCTAGCAAGACATTGCATGGCTTCAAGTCACAATGCACCACAGGTGTTGAATAGCCCTTGTGGAGATAGTCCATTGCAGATGCAACATCTATCATTATCTCAAGTCTCTACAATAAGTTCAAGAACAAGTTGTGGGAGTATAACCATTTATCAAGTGTCCCGTTGGGTATGAATTCCAATACTAGGGCCTTAAAATCAATATTGGAGCAGCTGGTGATGACTTTTGTCAGATTTCTATGGTGAAGGTTTCGGAGGGTCTCACATTCTGTGACAAAACTTTTGAATGCACCCACCAATTGCCAATTGAATACCTTTGCCTCGAAAAGGGTACCATCCTTAAGTATCCCTTTGTAGACCATGCTGAAACTCCCACTACCAAGCAAGTTGCTTTTGTAGAATCCTTTTGTGGTTTGTTCAAGTTCATAATTAGAAATTCTTTCATGCCTGTTTGTCTGAGAGACATCTGTTTGAATTCATTCTTCTTTGTCTTCCTCAATCTTAATACCACATATCCAACAGCCAACATGAGGAGTGATCCCATACCTAATAGAATATATAAACTTGTAAGCACGCTTTTTCTTCTTGAATTCTCTGTAGATTGGGTTGGGCATGGTTTCATGTTAAACCGGGAGTCACCACATAGTGCATCACTGGTCAGGAAAGATTGACTCGTGACATTTGCAAAAGGCCCACCGGTGGGAATTTCTCAATTGAGTTCATTAAATGAGATGTTCATGTATTTGAGATACACGAGATTCTAATGACTTTTTATTTTCACCACTAAGATTGTTATAGCACCAATCCAAGAATTCCAAGGATAGCATTTTTCCAAATGATTCTTGAATAGGCCACTCTAATCTATTATGTGCTAGAGAAAGATTAATCAGTCTATCCAGACACCCTAGAGTGCTAGGAATCTTACCAGAAAAATAATTTCTCGACAAATCAATGAGCGCTGCAGCCTTTAAGTTTCCGCGCTCTAGTGGAATTTTCCCACTCAAAAAATTGGACAAAATTTCGAATTCCATGAGATCTTAAAGACTTCCTAAGCTTTCAGGTAATATTGAATTTAGACTGTTGTAAGCTAGAGAAAGTTTCTTCAAACTAGTAACATTCCCTAAGCATGGTGACACCGAACCGGAAAACTGATTTCTTGACTAGTCTAATGCACCAAGATTCTTTAAACTTCATATGACATTGATATGGCTCCTTCTATCTTGTTGCTTTGTAGGTAAAATTCTTGAGGGTTCAACATGCATTTGAGAGTATTAGGAATATGTCCACTCAACTCATTGCTAAACAGCCTATTCTTTGTCACTCTAGTAAGATTACCAATTTCTTGAGGAATTACACCCTTCAGTTTACAACCATCTCCTTCAAAACACAATAGAGAGTTGGATAAATTACCAATAGGTGTAGGCAAAACACCATCCAATGGATTATCACTAAACGAGAGTACTCTTAGATTCCTACAGTTTGTCAATGATGCAAGGAAGCTGAATGTTGAATCGCTGAAAAAACTATTCTTTCCCAAGCTTAGAACCTCAAGGTATTCTAGGTTACCAAGTGATTCAGGAATTGAACCTGTGAAATCGTTGCCTGCtagatcaatcactctgagtctTGAAGAATTTGAGATTGAAGCAGAGACAAAACCGCTTAGATTATTTCCCCCATAAAGAAATTGTTCTCGATTGGGCATTCCACGACCTAAATTGGAAGGTAAAGTACCTGAAAGCTTATTTAGGTGAAGTCCTAGAAGCTGCAGTGCTGATATGTTGAAAATACTTGCACGGACGGAACCAGTAACCTTACTATGAGATAAATCCAGCTGCTGTAGTTTCTTAAAATTACCAAGCTCCGCTGGTAGCACTCCTGTCATTTTGGGAAACTATATGAGTATAAGTTTggtgaaaagaaaaaaggagGAAAGTTTTATCTCTTGTAAGGAGTTATCGTACTACCTTCCAAATGCAAAGCTGGAATAGAGAATTTTGTGAGAACTATTAAGTTGGATATCTCTCCTGGAAAAGTTCCAATAACTCATTAAACGACAATGCCAAGACTTGAAGCTTTCTGCATTTCTCTTGGTTTGGTGGAATAACTCCATCTAATGAGTTTATTGAGAGGTGAAGCCCTTCCAAGTTTGGAAGATGGTCACGTATAGTTATAGGAAGCTTTCCTGTAAGGTTGTTGTTGGTAAGAGAAATTAGTTGCATTGAAGTAATGTTAAAGATTGATGGTGGTGCAGATCCACTAAGCTGACTATATTGCAGGTCTAGGATAGTCAAGTAATGGAGATAACCGATTTCTCGAGGGATCTCTCCTTTGAGATAATTTGTTGCATTCTCAAGACTTTCAGCTTTGTTAGATTGGAAAGGGAAGATGAAATTTTCCCTGAAAATTGGTTGCTCGAGAGGAACACAAAGTGTAGGTTTGGTAATAAACTTAAAAATGATGGAATGGCTCCAGTGAAGTTATTGTTATATCCCACAATATagtcgggtatgcagaatctgtatattacaataataacttcaactcgagttcaagtataaatGAGAATacaatgaagtatcaaataccctcaacacaagatcaaatgacctttccaagagatgtgtttatttttcagaaaaataaagatgaaacagaaattgaataggccaagtcgtccgaattcatggagtttccttaaagaaataattcccctcactgtacccgaggttgtggaatttttcttcccaggataaaatggccaatcAATTCAACTATAGCGATACTTCAAATAGTCGAATTCTATGAATACACTCAACGGTTTTTATAATCACACAGAGTATTTTGATGACAAGAAGAATGTTTTTTAATTCAGAAAATCTCATTGTaaaaacctgtggaagaaagcaggGTTTTATAGCAATAACatgcctcttcgaaaaggtggcattgattcaatttagaggtgtgactttttcctgaaaatacatgtctgtttaTCCTAAACAGTGCATCTGTTCCGAACAGGTATGTCACTTCGTGAGTCAGTGTGTATTTTCGTTGAACAATTGCAACTTTCTGTAGCATCTGTTTGaaaacagtgcatcagttcatGAAGCAATGCAACCATCTGCAGCAACATCAGTTCGAAAATGTACACtagttcatgaaattgaatttatttatttctgtcaaataaaatttgtccaaaaaaatatatctcattgatcgatcattttccaaatccaaatccaaagccgaacCCAAGCGAGCAACAGCGACAACGTGAGACATCATCTAGTTCTtacctcactatccatgtggagttagtgtttctcaatataaacacccTCAAGTTcttttcttccaccaatgtgggagaaagactaaacttgccaatttgggagtacactttccattctAGTGTCCCCTTCCCTCCACTCTTTActctccattttttcattcacacttctttcatctactatgaacccaacagttATTGCTTGTGACATTACTCGATTTCAACCGTGGCAAGTGAGCCAACTCTTCTGGCAAACCCCCGTGGAAAGTGTTGTCACTGGTGTAAAAAGAGACTAGAAATGAGAGGTTCCCAAGGTGTGGAGGAATGGTACCACAAAGTTGCATTCTAGAAATGTCTAAAGAAGTGACTCGGTTGTGGCGTGAACTGCAAGTCACTCCGATCTAGCTGCAAATTGGGTTGGAAGAAGACAGTTTCCTGCTAAGATATGTTAGGATCAGAAGTAGAAGGAGTATGAGATTTCAGTGCAAGAAGAGTGGCCTCATCAGTGGTAATATTAGGAACAGTAGCAAGTAAAGTATGGTTATGAAGTAGAATGAAAACGGCAAGAGCAAATAGAAGATTGCAACTTTTCCCTATAGCTATAATTGATAATGCAAAAAACAATGATTTTATTGAATCATATCAAATTCATCTTATACCAATGTACTTCTATTTTTGAGCACCACAAGTTGTATATTGACCAGGTCACTGTTTATTTTTCCTTGGTGGGGCTTTGGGGTGGGTGGGGGTAGGAGAGGGGTGGAGAGTGAACTGAAATAGACACTAATGTGGAGAGTGAACCACTGAATGGAAAGGAACTGGTAAAAGTCTAGTCAATTTAAGATTCTATTTTCAGTGGCGAAGCTAGAATTTTTATTGaagggttcagaagtaaatatatggATTAGTCGAAGGAGTTTCAACATGTACTATgtacacataaaaatattttttatcatgtaaaaatagtatagtTTTCCGACGAAAGGAATTCGAATGAAACCCTGAATTCAATGTGGCTCCACCACTGGCTGCTTCCACTATATatcattttcctcttttgttgGGGTCAACGAAGATGTTGATAGTTTTACATGGTACAAATTAGCATTCTTTGTTACATGTTGATTTAGAAATTCGAATATAAAACATCTTCAGCTCATCTTGGATCCTTCTAATGAGGAAAATCCAAACTCAATACCCTGACTTTCTCtataattaaaactttaaattcCACACAGTGCTGACTTTCTCTATACTGAAAACTTTAAATTCCACACAGTGCTGACTGAAAGGTAAAGTCGGTGAAGCAAGGATTTTAGGCCAGAAAATATTGAAGCTCCACTTTTGACTAGTAATAGATTTATGAATCACTATTTTCCCAACTCTTTCATGTCTCTTGAATAGTCAGCAGTCGTGAAATGCAAATGCAAGTATAGGATGCAGGTCAACCGCTGCCTTTGGCTCGACTTCCATGAGTGTTAACAATTTTAGAGGGCTGCTGCTTTAATATTCTGGTTCTCTCTGCATCAATAGGAAAACAGATTGTTAAGACAACTTGCTGCATGCaatccttttttcttttaatgactTTAACATGGTACGATAATCTCCAATTGCACTATGCGATTGATGAATCAAGCAGTGAATAATGTAAGGATTTAACAAATTCTATAACCTAAATAATTTAATAGAAAATCCTATCAATCATTCAAAAACATGGAACTACATGAttttcacataaaaaaaattacagtaattcagtaaaaaattatttatctgaATTCTCCATTGTTTTTTTGCTGATTGAGATTAGCGGAAGCACAAAATAGAAGTATTGTTTGTCTCTCTTTACCTTACATTTCAGAATAATCTTTGATGGACTTATTGTTCTTTTGGCAGAGAAAACCCTTTTATTATATAGGGAATAGATAATTATGCTTTCACATTCCATCATGTGATTTGTGGATGATATAATTATCCCACTAACAGTAGTTATATAAGTAACAGTCAGTAATTATCCCACTAATAGGGTAGTTAGTAGTTTTAATCCTACTAGATAACTTTCTCATATAaatttaggatttaacttatccaattattattaaaccaaaaataaattaattatgtgggccatagaaACTTACATTCTCCAACTTGGCACACACAATGCTAATTTAGTGGTTTAATATCTACACCAATTGTGCACAATTAAcgttaaatccaacatcatttgtcattgttaaataaatcaactaaaatgggTCATGGTTGTATGTCACCTTACTTGACATAATTCCTTCCATGTACTGCAATATTAGTCTATTACCTAACATAGCCTTTCAATTACATAATGGATCCAATGATAATACTTAGAATCTTTTATCTAATTCAGAACCTGTTatcattattcacaatattatatatacaagagaaaacaggtaacaacagaaacatatataatttgagctcaaagtgtcaattacataaacataataaagtcttTATATGAAATCATTTATTGATATCAATAAGACCCATCCTTTCAACATATTCAACAAGTATTTTGGGTGGTAACCTTTTGTCAAAGGATCAGCAATCATAAGCTTGgtgctaatatgttcaattgacactCTATGTTTCTGGACTTATTCTTtaacaaaaattatttcaattccatatgcttagcacctttcgaatacttatcatttttggagaagaaaactGCGACAGTATTATCATAATAAATTTTCAGCGGCCTGACTATGTTTTCGACAATTCCAAGTCCTAAGATAAATTTTGCAGCCAATTATCCTGGACTGTGGCCTCAAAGCATGCCATAAACTTAGCTTCCATAGTGGATGTAGCTATAATAGACTGCTTTACACTTTTCCATGATATTGCTTCTCCAGCtaacaaaaacaaatatccaaatgttGATTTTCTTACATCAATACAACCAACATAATCTGAATTTGAATATCCAACTATATCTAGATAATCAGATCTTCTATAATTGAGCACTGATCTTTCGTTCCTTGTAAGTATTGCAACACTTTTTTTGCAGCCTTCCAGTGATTCATTCCAGGATTACTTTGATATCGACCCAGCATCCCAACAATAAAACTAATGTCTGGTCTTGTACATGTTTGGACATACATTAGACTCCtaactattgatgcataaggaatatctttcatttgctttcATTATAAGTCATTCTTTGGACCTCGATTGAGACTAAAattatctcttttctaaattgGAATGGGACTTGatgatcattttttttattctaaatctctctaatacttCTTCAATATAGATTTTCTGAGATAACCCTAACAATCCTTGTGatctatctcaaaatatttctattccaatcaCATTAGATGCCTCTCtcatatcttttatttcaaagttgttagagagatatttcttgtTATCATGCAACAAACCAATATCATTAGTAGAAAGTAAGATCTCATAAACATACAAGActaaaataataaacttactcccacTGACCTTCAGATATATACACCAATTAACAGTGTTTTTTTAAATCCAAAGGTGACAATCATTTAATTAAACTTAAGAACCATTGTCGGGAAGCTTGCTTAAGCCCGTatattgacttcttaagttttgtaataccctacaaaattctctcatacaaTAATCCTTAGGGTGTGTCAAGTGAGGCGTAATTCTagtcctaaaagattgagaagtgattTCCTAAGTATCGTGTTAAACATATGGAATTTcctcaattttgactttttatgacattaaaaatttgataagctttccatcgatataatattcgcccaaatccgatatccgggtaagaagttatggctaatttaagtcctagtaaTAGAAcaacgtcattttagtgcttggcgcgtcatggagagggtctattttacaattgtcaaattccagtggaactccgcaatagtggcgcgtcgtggagGACCCTAAattctcaatagtcaatttccaacGGCCTAGCGCGATTGCGACGACTCGcgctgaagttctaggtcccaaccagtgggacaatgcgatgACTCCGCATTGTAGTGACTCTCAGATatctatttgtcaatttccagtgatccaCCGCGTAGTGGCGCAttgtggtggcccataaaattgggttcccattttaatttttccagcttcgtataGAGGTTATAAAGGGCACTttagactttttccaagccttttaaatcatgcaaacaccaaattaaagtcatttacaagcattctatgaagtttttcacaagttttctctcaacaagaaccctaagtatccaaaacctcttccaagaatctcaagaatccaccatagattttctaaattgagtcaagattcaaagttcccaagtcaaaggcttcaagaaccctcattaaagagtacgaatagagtttcaaaagcgagagttcattcaaagcttttaattcaaggtatgtggggttttaaataagggtaatcctttcactcttgtgcccaaaagcttatttaaactacaattttctgtaatttatgatattttacataaaattgaattgggggttttcacctattattatttggttgcaagcttttgatgttttccttgaattgagagtctaatgacatgatttttacatgttttcttgagaaattgcagttgGTTCTAGAccctatgattttaatccttgagaagttaatagttgaaatgttttagatattgaagtatatgagtatgttgagattttgagataaattactgaaattttgagatttctatatgagttatgaatctatatgctatctattattattttgatgagttttaacttgagattcaATTAtaggttattaagccctacttgagacttgagattttataaactcttgtgctataagcacccatgatttgagtattctgatattattgagaaatgttttgacctaatggtcattgagttttgaaatccactctactacatgagattacagatttgattattaagttcttattgaaccatgagattattctaaagtggattttcatgagatgagcgaggtaaactaaagggagtagtatttagcaccgagttgggcaagttaccataatttcttaccccagaactatgtgccactataggttgggcctaaggccgagatgatTATTGGGCTGAAGGCCGAGATATTGGGCTGAGGCCGAGATAAgtaatcactgagttgaggttacactccttggcaagagtatgacgcctctcccaatgtgaggtttcttccttaaaAGGAGAAgacgttggattccatgtagctctcatggtttatgtcggttaagagaatctccctaaactaaagtattttccattgagatagaatatttttccttaaaactaaagctttgagataagacatttttctttaaaactaaaatactttcccttgatatgagtatttttccctaaagcttaaAATCAGATATTTCCTAACgtaaatgaaatgccttcaagtatgttccaaagttacatgattttgaattttaagtatttcagttcaaaagagttatgagttcttgagcattgaagaagttttactctccatgagacatattcatcaattgaaagtattgcttaaagtttcctttagccttgagtaatgagaataagagaagattaccgatttcaaagttaaattatgatgactcacgagatttgtgttacatgctccattctagatgatttatgagctttacattttatacttatttaatccatatgagtcattacttattgcatgcatgatttgattatagagtgttgatgttgttttatataaatgcatgcacccccacatactcagtacattctcaagtgctgatccacatatacgtctatgtgctacattatcttataatataggttcaggtgatcAATCCCAACCTCGTCAGTAATTTTTGattacctctatctacattcctacagtggtgagtcctcatggttcgaggacctatatttagATATCTCCATTTTTTGAGAtactatgttgttatttccagttcaccccgagtcagttggggacctgtcctaatggctctctagttcatggattagtagaggctttgtcagactatttatcagattgtggttgtgttgaggtttccagtattgtggtcgtttggaccgagcattttctctgtatttcttttcatatgatatgactatgctagtgtttaaattatttcatcttgaaataagtgttattagtaaaaatatactcaaagggttagcttggggctacttatagccttaagcaccgtgtgacatcccgagaggtgattttgggtcgttacaaacttggtatcagagcctaaggttttaaataagtcctagggagtctgataaaccgcgttgagtagagtcttgatcatcggtgtatagcgtgccacatctatgagcaagaggctacaagacattttaggaaaaagttgtttctttcttttagattccaTCGTGCCTACAGTTTTCCCTCTCATCCAATAATTCATACTCTcctatttcaaaaaatgcctctccGAAGAGCGAATGCCTGCAGAAATAATGATGAAAAACTCCCACCTATTGATCCTTttaatgagactgtgtctcatgctgagtttcgggcagccttttaggtgttagcccaagcagtcactaCCAATGTTCGGGCCAATAACCAGGATGCAGTTGCTAATCAGTAGGGAGAGGATGTAGCTGCGGCTAAAATCCTTGATTTCATACGGATGAATTTGCCAGAGTTTTATGAGTGtaaggcagatgaggacccacaattATACCTTAAAAAGGTGAGAAATATTAtgcaggtgatgcatgtttctcaggaagaaagtgttgagttggtatcttacaggttgaaggacatagcttatgactggaTTGTATCGTGGAGGAAGGGTAAAGGTGAGGATGCTACTCTTATGACTTGGAAAGTTTTCCAAGAtgtattcttggataagttctttccgcttgagGTGAGGAAATCAAAgattaaggagtttatgaacttgaggcagggctctatgactgttaaggagcactgcttgaagttcaatcagttggccaagtatgcttctgatttgatttttgacactcgggctagtatgagcaagtttgtgactggtgtttTTGGGTtagtactgaaggagtgtaggattgcGATGCTGTATAAGGATAtcgatctggctaggttgatgacgcatgcccaacagatagaggCAAATAAGATTCAGGAAATAGATTGAgtaaggggtaacaagagggctagatctgagcagcatgagtttagccagcctagNNNNNNNNNNNNNNNNNNNNNNNNNNNNNNNNNNNNNNNNNNNNNNNNNNNNNNNNNNNNNNNNNNNNNNNNNNNNNNNNNNNNNNNNNNNNNNNNNNNNaggaagaaagtgttgagttggtatcttacaggttgaaggacatagcttataaCTGGATTGTATCGTGGAGGAAGGGTAAAGGTGAGGATGCTACTCTTATGACTTGGAAAGTTTTCTAAGAtgtattcttggataagttcttttcgcTTGAGGTGAGGGAATCAAAgattaaggagtttatgaacttgaggcagggctccatgactgttaaggagtactgcttgaagttcaattagttggccaagtatgcttctgatttgatttctgacactcgGGCTAGTATGAACAAGTTTGTGACTGGTTTTTTGGGTtagtactgaaggagtgtaggattgcGATGTTGTATAAGGATATCGATCTGGCTAGGTTTGACGcatgcccaacagatagaggCAAATAAGATTCAGGAGAGAGATTGAgtaaggggtaacaagagggctagatctgagcagcatgagtttagCTAGCCTAGTTCCATgtagggaaccaccctcagtttcagagGTATCCTTCTATGCCAACACCTTCATCAGTTAGTGCTTCAGCGCCTAGAAGTAGGTAGGAGCAAGTGGGAAGATActttatgtctaggtcgcagaacaACGTTAGTAACAGGCCCCATTATCCTTCTTGTACTAAGTGTGGCAGGGATTATCTCGGTGAGTATTTCATAGATCGAGGGGTGTTTTGGTTGTGTCAAGTatggccacagacttagagattgtcctcattctagataggggaacagagatgcccgacctcaggcactgGCTATTAGTGCACTAGCTTCTGCACCCAGTCCCATCTCTTctcagggcgcttcatctagcactgctatcggtcagcgctagaatagattctattcCTTACCATCCTATCAtgagtaggaggactctctcgatgttgttactggtatgctccgtgtcttttgtcttgatgtttatgtgttgttggaccctgggtcaagtttgtCTTATGCAACCCCACTTatagctatgaatttcaaaatatgtcccgaaaagattcttgagcctttcctagtctccacaccCATAGAGGCGTCAATTGTTGCTAAACAAATGTATAGAGATTATCCTGTTACTGTTCTTTATATAGTCATACTTAccaatttgatagagttagacatggtgtattttgaccttattctaggtataggttgtctttattcttgttatgcatctatagactatcgtacctgtgtggtcaagtttcagtttcctgatgaactaaCTTTTGAGTAGTtcgggagtttggtatctcccaagagtcattttatctcctatatcaaagccagaaagctaatatccaagagt
The Capsicum annuum cultivar UCD-10X-F1 chromosome 6, UCD10Xv1.1, whole genome shotgun sequence DNA segment above includes these coding regions:
- the LOC124899475 gene encoding probable LRR receptor-like serine/threonine-protein kinase At3g47570 codes for the protein MTGVLPAELGNFKKLQQLDLSHSKVTGSVRASIFNISALQLLGLHLNKLSGTLPSNLGRGMPNREQFLYGGNNLSGFVSASISNSSRLRVIDLAGNDFTGSIPESLGNLEYLEVLSLGKNSFFSDSTFSFLASLTNCRNLRVLSFSDNPLDGVLPTPIGNLSNSLLCFEGDGCKLKGVIPQEIGNLTRVTKNRLFSNELSGHIPNTLKCMLNPQEFYLQSNKIEGAISMSYEV